In Kitasatospora viridis, one DNA window encodes the following:
- a CDS encoding Lrp/AsnC family transcriptional regulator: MDDIDLQILRELQDDGRLSNQELADRVGLTASPCMRRVRQLERDGVIKGYRAVVDPEAVGRGFEVLVSVEVRRERAAVEAFEAALADIPDVIEAYRLFGSPGCLLRIAVADLQAYERLWIERLTALAGVTEVNSQIIMKRIKEPRGVPVERPKGRR, translated from the coding sequence GTGGATGACATCGATCTTCAGATCTTGCGCGAGTTGCAGGACGACGGCCGGCTCAGCAACCAGGAACTCGCCGACCGGGTGGGGCTGACCGCCTCGCCCTGCATGCGCCGGGTGCGGCAGCTGGAGCGCGACGGCGTGATCAAGGGCTACCGCGCGGTGGTCGATCCGGAGGCGGTCGGGCGGGGGTTCGAGGTGCTGGTCTCGGTGGAGGTGCGCCGGGAGCGGGCGGCGGTGGAGGCCTTCGAGGCGGCACTCGCCGACATCCCCGACGTGATCGAGGCCTACCGGCTGTTCGGCAGCCCGGGCTGCCTGCTGCGGATCGCGGTGGCCGACCTGCAGGCCTACGAGCGGCTCTGGATCGAGCGGCTGACGGCGCTGGCGGGCGTCACCGAGGTCAACTCGCAGATCATCATGAAGCGGATCAAGGAGCCCCGGGGCGTGCCGGTGGAGCGCCCGAAGGGCCGCCGCTGA
- a CDS encoding ArsR/SmtB family transcription factor, with the protein MLRIHFTAEDLLDIRFADGPAPLVELELAVAMLQRHDAQRAFTRHRRSRAASAATARSLAPLTQLVPPTGTGPFFLDPLSSDLEDGLELVRSAGNGFVRSELDRICRNGLPVTPLMRSLAGEDRQAWHHLEFSMRTAHAALVESDWTQLCSGFAADLAWRGHVQREHGLRGMLAGLYPGSRWDGSTLEIAVDRQLEVRLEGGGVLLLPSAQWSGEPLCGPLPDGSLLLLYPALTPLACLAEDAPAPGADPDEPLAALLGRTRSAVLRLALIEPTTGQLAQQLGISAATASEHARALRRAGLLATVRTGRSVRHSCTQLGHRLLTASRPLTAVPAVR; encoded by the coding sequence GTGCTGCGGATCCACTTCACCGCCGAGGACCTGCTCGACATCCGGTTCGCCGACGGCCCGGCGCCGCTGGTCGAGCTCGAACTGGCCGTCGCGATGCTGCAACGGCACGACGCCCAAAGGGCGTTCACCCGCCACCGGCGGTCGCGCGCTGCCTCGGCCGCCACCGCGCGCTCGCTGGCACCGCTGACCCAGCTGGTCCCGCCGACCGGCACCGGCCCGTTCTTCCTCGACCCGCTCAGCAGCGACCTGGAGGACGGCCTGGAGCTGGTGCGCTCCGCCGGCAACGGATTCGTGCGCAGCGAGCTCGACCGGATCTGCCGCAACGGACTGCCCGTCACCCCGCTGATGCGCTCGCTGGCGGGCGAGGACCGACAGGCCTGGCACCACCTGGAGTTCAGCATGCGGACCGCGCACGCGGCGCTGGTCGAGTCCGACTGGACGCAGCTGTGCTCCGGCTTCGCGGCCGACCTCGCCTGGCGCGGCCACGTGCAGCGCGAACACGGGCTGCGCGGCATGCTCGCCGGTCTCTACCCGGGCAGCCGGTGGGACGGCAGCACCCTGGAGATCGCTGTCGACCGGCAGTTGGAGGTCCGGCTGGAGGGTGGCGGGGTCCTCCTGCTGCCGTCCGCGCAGTGGTCCGGGGAGCCGCTGTGCGGCCCGCTGCCCGACGGCTCGCTGCTGCTGCTCTACCCGGCCCTCACCCCGCTGGCCTGCCTCGCCGAGGACGCGCCGGCGCCGGGGGCGGACCCGGACGAGCCGCTGGCGGCCCTGCTCGGCCGGACCCGGTCGGCCGTCCTGCGGTTGGCCCTGATCGAGCCGACCACCGGCCAACTCGCCCAGCAGCTCGGCATCTCGGCGGCCACCGCCTCCGAACACGCCCGCGCCCTGCGCCGGGCCGGCCTGCTGGCCACCGTGCGCACCGGTCGGTCGGTCCGGCACAGCTGCACCCAGCTCGGCCACCGGCTGCTCACCGCGAGCCGTCCGCTGACCGCTGTCCCTGCCGTCCGCTGA
- a CDS encoding PadR family transcriptional regulator, protein MVERSLQEPTLLLLTALADAPRHGYALIQEVAAISDGRVRLRTGTLYGALERLLGQGLIRVASEEVVDGRARRTYALTDPGREVLAAEAERLQAVAVEAKRRLTAGHTAPRPRLGGAH, encoded by the coding sequence ATGGTCGAACGTTCGTTGCAGGAGCCGACGCTGCTCCTGCTCACCGCACTGGCCGATGCCCCGAGGCACGGCTACGCACTGATCCAGGAGGTGGCCGCGATCTCCGACGGGAGGGTGCGGCTGCGCACCGGAACGCTCTACGGCGCCCTGGAACGGCTGCTCGGACAGGGCCTGATCCGGGTGGCGAGCGAGGAGGTGGTGGACGGCCGGGCCCGTCGCACCTACGCGCTCACCGATCCGGGGCGCGAGGTACTGGCCGCCGAGGCGGAGCGGCTGCAGGCCGTGGCCGTCGAGGCGAAGCGCCGGCTGACGGCGGGGCACACCGCGCCCCGCCCGCGATTGGGAGGGGCGCACTGA
- a CDS encoding SRPBCC domain-containing protein, which yields MAETHTFSYTLYLGAGPEQVWRALTDAEATGRYWGHRNVSDWQPGSRWEHQRTDGSGVADVIGTVLEARPPRRLVSTWARPDQDPADPAASVVTFDLEPYHELVRLTVTHEKLADAAELAAAAKGWAAVLSNLKTYLETGRPLPHDPWLMP from the coding sequence ATGGCCGAGACGCACACCTTCAGCTACACCCTCTACCTCGGCGCCGGCCCCGAGCAGGTCTGGCGGGCACTCACCGACGCGGAGGCGACCGGACGCTACTGGGGCCACCGCAACGTCTCCGACTGGCAGCCCGGTTCGCGCTGGGAGCACCAGCGCACCGACGGCAGCGGCGTCGCGGACGTGATCGGCACCGTGCTGGAGGCCCGCCCGCCGCGCCGGCTGGTGAGCACCTGGGCCCGCCCCGACCAGGACCCGGCCGACCCGGCCGCCTCCGTCGTCACCTTCGACCTGGAGCCCTACCATGAGCTGGTCCGGCTCACCGTGACCCACGAGAAGCTGGCCGACGCGGCCGAGCTTGCGGCGGCCGCCAAGGGCTGGGCGGCGGTGCTCTCCAACCTGAAGACCTACCTGGAGACCGGCCGCCCGCTCCCCCACGACCCCTGGCTGATGCCGTAG
- a CDS encoding protein phosphatase 2C domain-containing protein gives MGLSSATSPGRAGTPNQDLVITAPDLVVLLDGAGGPSEDGGGCLHGVRWYVRQLGSRLSAALLTRPDPIATVLAEAITEVAGLHRTSCDLLHPGTPSSTVAVVRRRAEHLEYLALHDSTIVLAGPADCRTVSDRRVQRIPALRELWQRMARHAVGTAGHTAARRAYIAEELPHRNTPGGYWVAGADPRCAEQAVSGTVPLAGLRSVSLASDGVADYVDAPPAFGREVPPTGLTDWPGAVGLLDRHGPEALIRKVRSAEELDPLGRRWPRFKKHDDATVAHWRL, from the coding sequence ATGGGCCTGAGCTCCGCCACCAGTCCCGGCCGCGCGGGCACCCCGAACCAGGACCTGGTGATCACCGCTCCCGACCTCGTCGTCCTGCTCGACGGGGCCGGCGGCCCGAGCGAGGACGGCGGCGGCTGCCTGCACGGGGTGCGCTGGTACGTCCGGCAGCTGGGCAGCCGGCTGAGCGCCGCGCTGCTCACCAGGCCGGACCCGATCGCCACCGTGCTGGCCGAGGCGATCACCGAGGTCGCGGGCCTGCACCGGACCAGCTGCGACCTGCTCCACCCCGGCACGCCCTCCTCGACCGTCGCGGTGGTCCGCCGGCGGGCCGAGCACCTGGAGTACCTGGCGCTGCACGACTCCACCATCGTGCTGGCCGGCCCGGCGGACTGCCGGACCGTCAGCGACCGCCGGGTGCAGCGGATCCCGGCCCTGCGGGAGCTGTGGCAGCGGATGGCCCGGCACGCCGTCGGCACCGCCGGCCACACCGCCGCCCGGCGCGCCTACATCGCCGAGGAGCTCCCCCACCGCAACACGCCCGGCGGCTACTGGGTGGCCGGGGCCGACCCGCGCTGCGCCGAACAGGCCGTCAGCGGCACCGTCCCGCTGGCCGGCCTGCGCTCGGTCTCGCTCGCCAGCGACGGCGTGGCCGACTACGTAGACGCGCCCCCAGCCTTCGGCCGGGAGGTGCCCCCAACCGGGCTCACCGACTGGCCCGGCGCGGTGGGCCTGCTCGACCGGCACGGCCCGGAGGCGCTGATCCGCAAGGTCCGCAGCGCCGAGGAGCTCGACCCGCTGGGCCGCCGCTGGCCCCGGTTCAAGAAGCACGACGACGCGACCGTCGCGCACTGGCGGCTCTGA
- a CDS encoding LysR family transcriptional regulator: MELELRHLRVLCTIADTGSVGRAAAILGASQPATSTQLRRIEHHLGAPLFERTASGVAPTCYGVEVLAAARDVLARADVLGRRTAEEAQGHRELRLAATNSPILPGLLTRARHQQPDLQFTVSTVYRSSEIVELLEGGEIDAALAVDYPGQELQHSAALAHRGIVTEPSFVTLPAGHRLRHRTEVALADLAGEAWFLTPDDGAGWPGVFYGACAAAGFSPVTVHEFLGGRLELQEMIAAGLGISPVQATSRPLTEVVIKPLMGSPVWTRYLLVWRPAAVSGDVVETLFGAATAAYRDLIAESAHFQTWASRTYRAARP; this comes from the coding sequence ATGGAATTGGAGCTTCGGCACCTGAGGGTGCTCTGCACGATCGCCGACACCGGGAGCGTCGGCCGGGCCGCCGCGATCCTCGGCGCTTCGCAACCGGCCACCAGTACCCAACTGCGACGGATCGAGCACCACCTGGGAGCACCACTGTTCGAACGGACCGCCTCGGGCGTGGCACCGACCTGCTACGGCGTCGAGGTGCTGGCCGCCGCCCGGGACGTGCTGGCCCGGGCCGACGTGCTCGGGCGCCGGACCGCCGAGGAGGCCCAGGGCCACCGGGAGCTGCGGCTGGCCGCGACCAACTCACCGATCCTGCCGGGCCTGCTGACCCGGGCCAGGCACCAGCAACCGGATCTCCAGTTCACCGTGAGCACGGTCTACCGCTCCTCGGAGATCGTCGAGTTGCTGGAGGGCGGCGAGATCGACGCCGCGCTCGCGGTGGACTACCCGGGCCAGGAGTTGCAGCACTCGGCGGCGCTCGCGCACCGCGGCATCGTCACCGAGCCGTCCTTCGTCACCCTGCCGGCCGGGCACCGGCTGCGGCACCGCACCGAGGTGGCGCTGGCCGACCTGGCGGGCGAGGCCTGGTTCCTGACGCCGGACGACGGGGCGGGCTGGCCCGGCGTCTTCTACGGCGCCTGCGCGGCAGCGGGGTTCTCGCCCGTGACCGTGCACGAGTTCCTCGGCGGCCGGCTGGAGCTGCAGGAGATGATCGCGGCCGGGCTCGGCATCTCGCCGGTCCAGGCCACCAGCCGACCACTCACCGAGGTGGTGATCAAACCGCTGATGGGCAGCCCGGTCTGGACCCGGTACCTGCTCGTCTGGCGCCCGGCGGCGGTCAGCGGGGACGTGGTGGAGACGCTGTTCGGCGCCGCCACCGCCGCCTACCGGGACCTGATCGCCGAGTCCGCGCACTTCCAGACCTGGGCATCCCGGACCTACCGGGCCGCCCGCCCGTGA
- a CDS encoding collagenase, producing MRLRIPVPTLMAGLVAGCATAATLLPAPAFAAAQSATGDKPAAASSPVVPQSPVVPGAEQPGTAAAPLSAAELTRAQMTQPVGTAQRLTQRPTGKPAASANTRTATAQSCTPADFGSRSGSDLVSFIQGSTTDCVGGLVNVTGSDASSIFKESQMLTVAKAFAQQAHHYDGTNSSNIWQLAVFLQAGYQVQSANAATVGGYDAALTAAVQGGLDAFFGSKHWTDVTDANGAVLSDVLVLTNSANLQARYLDVYNRVLTGYNASWNASPKMVAAVDAVLSAPLWLGNANTAFTSAIAAHPQLIKNLAAFVLGHRDLLGTANSGLELDAGNALARMAGDGPAVEALVKPQLKAALDAVTVTGPTGPLYVHLAWNADNYDNAQCGYYGTCDLPAKLTTAVLPHQLVCDNRTLEGESLSAADLQAVCTSLRGEDTFFHNLVKDNGPVNPYGKTITLAVFSNATDYQNYSWAIFGNDTNNGGETVMDPTDPTNQPVSVMYQKSWNDSFPANVWNLNHEYTHYLDGIYDMKGNFGTEISVPDIWWIEGVAEYESYTYRGLTDTQAMGEAAKHTYKLSTIFQNTYDNSDSIRTYPWGYLAVRYMFEKHPDVIQSMLGHFRTGDYTGGYAVYNSIGTAYDADFDAWLNACAAGACYADGPTALFTSTVNGATVSLTDTSVLHDSTSPITKWHWTFGDGTSSDERNPSHTYAAAGTYTVAETVTDANGKSDSTPTSVTVTTGAGTTLPTCTDPRTDALGQNCARPNQSATAGNIDYLYVYLPAGTSTLKVSTSGGTGSAFLYYDDKTWASPKTFTASSTSPGTSQSITVTNPTAGYRYISLYAATDFTGVTVSTQF from the coding sequence GTGCGCCTGCGTATACCCGTTCCCACCCTGATGGCCGGCCTCGTCGCCGGGTGCGCCACCGCGGCCACCCTGCTGCCGGCCCCCGCGTTCGCCGCGGCCCAGTCCGCCACCGGCGACAAGCCGGCGGCCGCCTCCTCCCCCGTCGTGCCGCAGTCGCCGGTCGTCCCGGGCGCCGAGCAGCCCGGCACCGCCGCCGCCCCGCTGTCGGCCGCCGAGCTGACCCGGGCCCAGATGACCCAACCGGTCGGCACCGCGCAGCGCCTGACGCAGCGTCCGACCGGCAAGCCCGCCGCCTCGGCCAACACCAGGACCGCCACCGCCCAGAGCTGCACGCCCGCCGACTTCGGCAGCCGCAGCGGCAGCGACCTGGTCTCCTTCATCCAGGGCTCGACCACCGACTGCGTGGGCGGCCTGGTCAACGTCACCGGCAGCGACGCGAGCAGCATCTTCAAGGAATCCCAGATGCTGACCGTCGCCAAGGCCTTCGCCCAGCAGGCCCACCACTACGACGGCACGAACTCCTCGAACATCTGGCAGTTGGCGGTCTTCCTTCAGGCCGGCTACCAGGTGCAGTCCGCCAACGCCGCCACGGTGGGCGGTTACGACGCGGCGCTGACCGCGGCCGTGCAGGGCGGGCTGGACGCGTTCTTCGGCTCCAAGCACTGGACGGACGTCACCGACGCCAACGGCGCGGTGCTCTCCGACGTGCTGGTCCTGACCAACAGCGCCAACCTGCAAGCCCGTTACCTGGACGTCTACAACCGGGTGCTGACCGGCTACAACGCCTCGTGGAACGCCTCGCCGAAGATGGTGGCCGCGGTCGACGCGGTGCTGTCCGCCCCGCTCTGGCTCGGCAACGCCAACACCGCCTTCACCAGCGCGATCGCCGCCCACCCGCAGCTGATCAAGAACCTGGCCGCCTTCGTGCTCGGGCACCGGGACCTGCTCGGCACCGCCAACTCCGGCCTGGAGCTGGACGCCGGGAACGCGCTGGCCCGGATGGCCGGCGACGGTCCGGCCGTCGAGGCGCTGGTCAAGCCGCAGTTGAAGGCCGCCCTGGACGCCGTCACCGTCACCGGGCCGACCGGGCCGCTCTACGTGCACCTGGCCTGGAACGCCGACAACTACGACAACGCGCAGTGCGGCTACTACGGCACCTGCGACCTGCCCGCCAAGCTGACCACCGCCGTGCTGCCGCACCAACTGGTCTGCGACAACCGCACCCTGGAGGGCGAGTCGCTCTCGGCGGCCGACCTGCAGGCGGTCTGCACCAGCCTGCGCGGCGAGGACACCTTCTTCCACAACCTGGTCAAGGACAACGGCCCGGTCAACCCGTACGGCAAGACCATCACGCTGGCGGTCTTCTCCAACGCCACCGACTACCAGAACTACTCCTGGGCGATCTTCGGCAACGACACCAACAACGGTGGCGAGACCGTGATGGACCCGACCGACCCGACCAACCAGCCCGTGTCGGTGATGTACCAGAAGTCGTGGAACGACAGCTTCCCGGCGAACGTGTGGAACCTCAACCACGAGTACACCCACTACCTCGACGGCATCTACGACATGAAGGGCAACTTCGGCACCGAGATCTCGGTGCCGGACATCTGGTGGATCGAGGGCGTCGCCGAGTACGAGTCCTACACCTACCGCGGCCTGACCGACACCCAGGCGATGGGCGAGGCGGCCAAGCACACCTACAAGCTCAGCACCATCTTCCAGAACACCTACGACAACTCGGACTCGATCCGGACCTACCCCTGGGGCTACCTGGCGGTGCGGTACATGTTCGAGAAGCACCCGGACGTGATCCAGAGCATGCTGGGCCACTTCCGCACCGGTGACTACACCGGCGGCTACGCCGTCTACAACTCGATCGGCACCGCCTACGACGCCGACTTCGACGCCTGGCTCAACGCCTGCGCCGCCGGCGCCTGCTACGCGGACGGCCCGACCGCGCTCTTCACCAGCACCGTGAACGGCGCGACCGTCAGCCTGACCGACACCTCGGTGCTGCACGACTCCACCTCGCCGATCACCAAGTGGCACTGGACCTTCGGCGACGGCACCTCCTCCGACGAGCGGAACCCGAGCCACACCTACGCCGCCGCCGGCACCTACACCGTCGCGGAGACCGTGACCGACGCCAACGGCAAGAGCGACAGCACCCCGACCTCGGTCACCGTCACCACCGGCGCCGGCACCACGCTGCCGACCTGCACCGACCCGCGCACCGACGCGCTCGGGCAGAACTGCGCCCGCCCGAACCAGTCCGCCACCGCCGGCAACATCGACTACCTGTACGTCTACCTGCCCGCCGGCACCAGCACCCTGAAGGTCAGCACCTCCGGCGGCACCGGCAGCGCGTTCCTGTACTACGACGACAAGACCTGGGCCTCGCCGAAGACCTTCACGGCCTCCTCGACCAGCCCGGGCACCAGCCAGTCGATCACCGTCACCAACCCGACGGCCGGCTACCGCTACATCAGCCTGTATGCCGCCACCGACTTCACCGGCGTGACGGTCAGCACCCAGTTCTGA
- a CDS encoding C40 family peptidase, with protein sequence MGQSARADPDDDPQPPPPPPTSAEVLARTDGVAALLVRLQDLRHQEEQAEQQSTARDAELAARQGELDRANGRVAAEQQQVDASEAEAAQLAGDEYRGGGLSGIARFLLSFAPTGLLTEAGDLQERSRSEADVVHDVRDRRAALAALRDTARQARSGAELAAGQARAARTDAERQAADVQARLTTLDPAQRAQLDDREAALADQAQRQLLASGVLGTGGGPATPAAATAVTYAMAQIGKPYLWGGTGPDSYDCSGLTSKAWEAAGVPIPRTSQDQWAVLPRVPLDALRPGDLVIYFPDATHVGMYLGGGLMVNAPHTGAVVKVAPLAAMPVLGAVRPAP encoded by the coding sequence ATGGGACAGTCCGCCCGGGCCGACCCCGACGACGACCCCCAGCCCCCGCCCCCGCCGCCGACCAGCGCCGAGGTCCTGGCCCGCACCGACGGCGTGGCCGCCCTGCTGGTCCGGCTCCAGGACCTGCGCCACCAGGAGGAGCAGGCCGAGCAGCAGTCCACCGCGCGGGACGCCGAACTCGCGGCCCGGCAGGGCGAACTGGACCGGGCGAACGGCCGGGTGGCGGCCGAACAGCAACAGGTGGACGCCAGCGAGGCGGAGGCCGCCCAACTGGCCGGCGACGAGTACCGCGGCGGCGGCCTCTCCGGGATCGCCCGGTTCCTGCTCTCCTTCGCCCCCACCGGGCTCCTCACCGAGGCCGGCGACCTGCAGGAACGTTCCCGTTCCGAGGCCGACGTGGTGCACGACGTGCGCGACCGCCGGGCCGCCCTGGCCGCCCTGCGCGACACCGCCCGACAAGCCCGCAGCGGCGCCGAACTGGCCGCCGGCCAGGCCCGCGCCGCACGCACCGACGCCGAGCGGCAGGCAGCGGACGTGCAGGCCCGGCTGACCACCCTGGACCCCGCGCAGCGGGCCCAACTCGACGACCGCGAGGCCGCCCTGGCCGACCAGGCGCAGCGCCAGCTGCTCGCCTCCGGCGTGCTCGGCACCGGCGGCGGGCCGGCCACCCCGGCCGCCGCCACCGCGGTGACCTACGCGATGGCGCAGATCGGCAAGCCCTACCTGTGGGGCGGCACCGGTCCGGACTCCTACGACTGCTCGGGCCTGACCTCCAAGGCCTGGGAGGCGGCGGGCGTGCCGATCCCGCGCACCAGCCAGGACCAGTGGGCCGTGCTGCCCCGGGTCCCGCTGGACGCGCTGCGCCCGGGCGACCTGGTCATCTACTTCCCCGACGCCACCCACGTCGGCATGTACCTGGGCGGCGGGCTGATGGTCAACGCCCCGCACACCGGAGCCGTGGTCAAGGTCGCCCCGCTGGCCGCGATGCCGGTGCTCGGCGCCGTCCGCCCGGCGCCCTGA